A DNA window from Ictalurus furcatus strain D&B chromosome 22, Billie_1.0, whole genome shotgun sequence contains the following coding sequences:
- the erap2 gene encoding endoplasmic reticulum aminopeptidase 2 produces MCFIQTSRMDFLLFAFTLLAFLGTCLSSECINAAAENLHVATNGLPFPWSKLRLPNYIIPIHYHLLIHPNLTTLRFNGSVKIEIDVKNNTNWVVLHSKNLEIITATVLDESEAHLSDKVLPVLEYPSHEQIAIFSPKILSSGEKYFLYLEFGAALVDGFYGLYRSTYKTKEGETRVLVSTHFEPTSARMAFPCFDEPIFKANYSVQIRRGASHIALSNMPIEQTVKLDGGLFEDRFETSVRMSTYLVAFIVCDFKSVSGRTATGIDVSVYAAPHKWHQTHYALEAAIKILEYYETYYNIYYPLPKLDLIAIPDFQSGAMENWGLTTYRETSLLYDPEVSSTSDKLWVTLVIGHELAHQWFGNLVTMEWWNDIWLNEGFAQYMEFVSVEATYPQLKAEDYLLDICFIAIGRDSLNSSRAISSSAENPTQIKEMFDAVSYDKGACILHMLRHFLTDDVFQSGIVRYLRKFSYKNAKNEDLWDSLVNTCSEEDFMLGEYCYSEGQASKNAYLFAGEHIDLKKMMYTWTLQKGIPLVTVKRRGTKLYIEQERFVKTVHPSDPLWHSMQAGYLWHIPLTYKTSHSSEEMRHILETKSDMLILDQEVDWVKFNTDMNGYYIIHYDTEGWSALINLLQVNHSAVSFKDRANLIHNAFQLVTAGRLTLNRALDLITYLKSETHNVPLLQGIGYLESFYKMIEKRNIADVTQNLKTYILQYFKNVIDKQTWSDEGTVSDRRLRSELLSLACDLGYSPCVEKAKHFFQSWMHSNGTISLPTDVAETIYTVGAQDNNGWHYLLEKYALSISAAEKSKILSALTSNKDPNKLLRLLELGMEGSVIKAQDLSTVIYTVAINPAGHFLAWDFVKSNWHKLVEKFQLGSFCIRNIIIGTTGQFSSKEELTDIKDFFSSIREQSSQLRVTQVAVENVEKNILWLERNLETLRMWLQERLN; encoded by the exons ATGTGTTTCATTCAAACTTCCAGAAtggattttttactttttgcttTCACCTTATTGGCATTCCTTGGTACATGCCTGTCCTCTGAATGCATCAACGCTGCAGCTGAAAACCTCCATGTAGCGACCAATGGCCTCCCTTTCCCCTGGAGCAAGTTGCGCCTTCCGAATTACATTATTCCCATTCATTACCATCTGCTCATCCATCCCAATCTCACCACTCTGAGGTTCAACGGTTCGGTCAAGATTGAAATTGATGTGAAGAACAACACAAACTGGGTGGTCCTGCACAGCAAGAACCTTGAGATCATTACAGCTACCGTACTGGATGAGAGTGAGGCTCACTTGTCTGATAAAGTGCTTCCTGTTCTGGAGTATCCTTCCCACGAGCAGATCGCCATCTTCTCTCCTAAGATTCTGTCCTCAGGAGAAAAGTACTTTCTTTATTTGGAATTTGGCGCAGCATTGGTTGATGGTTTCTATGGCCTTTACAGAAGTACCTACAAAACCAAAGAAGGAGAAACAAG GGTATTGGTATCTACTCACTTTGAGCCGACCTCTGCACGGATGGCCtttccatgttttgatgagCCCATATTCAAAGCCAACTACTCTGTACAGATCAGAAGGGGAGCCTCACACATTGCGCTATCCAACATGCCCATA GAGCAGACAGTGAAATTAGATGGCGGGCTGTTTGAGGATCGGTTTGAAACGAGTGTACGGATGAGCACTTACCTCGTGGCATTCATTGTCTGTGACTTCAAGTCTGTCAGCGGGCGAACTGCAACAGGGATTGAT GTTTCTGTTTATGCCGCACCACACAAGTGGCACCAAACCCACTATGCTCTTGAAGCTGCTATAAAAATTCTGGAATATTATGAGACGTACTACAATATCTACTATCCACTCCCCAAACTAG ATTTGATAGCAATTCCAGATTTCCAGTCTGGAGCGATGGAGAACTGGGGTCTGACCACCTACAGAGAGACATCTCTCCTCTATGACCCAGAGGTCTCCTCTACCTCAGACAAGCTCTGGGTTACTTTGGTGATAGGACATGAGTTGGCACATCAG TGGTTTGGAAACCTGGTCACTATGGAGTGGTGGAATGACATATGGCTTAACGAGGGCTTTGCACAATACATGGAGTTTGTTTCCGTCGAGGCTACGTATCCACAACTGAAAGCA GAGGATTACTTGTTGGACATCTGCTTTATAGCGATTGGTCGAGATTCACTCAACTCATCCAGAGCAATCTCATCCTCTGCAGAGAACCCCACTCAGATAAAGGAGATGTTTGATGCGGTGTCTTATGACAAG GGGGCATGCATTCTACACATGCTGAGGCATTTCCTGACAGACGATGTGTTCCAGAGTGGCATAGTCAGGTACCTGAGGAAGTTCAGTTACAAGAATGCCAAAAATGAGGATCTATGGGACAGCCTGGTCAAT ACCTGCTCCGAAGAGGATTTTATGTTAGGAGAATACTGCTACAGTGAAGGACAGGCTTCCAAAAATGCT TATCTGTTTGCAGGGGAGCACATAGACCTGAAGAAGATGATGTACACGTGGACTCTACAGAAGGGCATCCCTTTGGTGACGGTGAAGCGACGGGGGACCAAGCTTTACATTGAGCAGGAGAGATTCGTAAAGACGGTCCATCCCAGTGACCCACTGTGGCACTCAATGCAAGCTGG CTATCTGTGGCACATTCCTTTGACCTACAAAACAAGCCATTCCAGTGAAGAAATGAGGCATATATTAGAGACAAAATCAG ATATGCTGATCCTGGATCAGGAAGTGGACTGGGTGAAGTTTAACACAGACATGAATGGCTACTACATTATCCACTATGACACGGAGGGTTGGAGTGCATTAATCAACCTTCTGCAAGTAAACCACAGTGCCGTGAGCTTTAAGGACAGAGCCAACCTCATTCACAATGCTTTTCAGCTGGTCAC GGCAGGGCGCTTGACACTGAACCGGGCTTTGGACCTGATCACCTACTTAAAGTCTGAGACACACAATGTTCCCCTCCTCCAAGGCATCGGATATTTAGAATCATTTTACAAGATGATCGAGAAGAGAAATATAGCTGATGTCACCCAAAATCTCAAG ACCTACATCCTTCAGTATTTTAAAAACGTGATAGACAAGCAGACCTGGAGTGACGAGGGCACGGTCTCAGATAGGAGGCTGCGCTCAGAGCTTCTGTCCCTGGCGTGTGATCTTGGTTACTCTCCCTGTGTGGAAAAGGCCAAACATTTCTTCCAAAGCTGGATGCACTCTAATGGAACAATCAG CTTACCCACTGATGTGGCTGAAACCATCTACACAGTCGGAGCTCAGGATAATAACGGCTGGCACTACCTACTGGAAAAGTATGCGCTTTCCATAAGTGCAGCAGAGAAAAGCAAAATCCTCTCAGCACTGACGAGCAACAAGGATCCCAATAAGCTGCTACG GTTGCTAGAGCTTGGAATGGAAGGCTCAGTGATAAAAGCCCAGGATTTATCTACAGTAATATACACTGTGGCCATAAATCCAGCAGGTCATTTCCTAGCTTGGGATTTTGTGAAGAGCAACTGGCATAAACTGGTAGAAAA ATTTCAGCTTGGATCGTTTTGTATCAGAAATATAATCATAGGTACAACCGGGCAGTTTTCATCTAAAGAGGAGCTCACTGAT ATCAAGGATTTCTTCAGTTCCATTCGGGAACAGTCGTCTCAGCTCCGCGTCACTCAGGTGGCTGTGGAGAACGTGGAGAAAAACATTCTGTGGCTGGAGAGGAATTTAGAAACTCTGAGGATGTGGCTCCAGGAGAGACTGAATTAG